A genomic region of Exiguobacterium oxidotolerans JCM 12280 contains the following coding sequences:
- the efeB gene encoding iron uptake transporter deferrochelatase/peroxidase subunit, with protein MTRPTLEASMTRRDVLKVAGLTGLGAAVYASGVERFLPRALTAKASDQVPFYGTYQAGIMTPAQNHVQLVAFDVKTDRRDELIDLLKRWTRACARLSAGLSLGETDSAYIPPDDTGEAEGLSASHLTFTFGCGVSLFEGDRFGIGHKRPALLRDLPTFDLDQLDEKWSGGDLIVQICADDQQVVFHALRNLTRIGRGVVKIRWTQAGFQRSKVADATGGTPRNLFGFKDGTGNPDVTKAATRDKTLFYQWRDGSPWLTNGTFLVVRRIQMHLEVWDRTILKEQERTFGRERASGAPLGSKDEFASVTPTKRIARGEAELPADSHTAVAHGEGKVQLLRRSYSYQDGVDETTGALDAGLLFLSYQRSPEQFITIQERLATSDRMNEYITHRGSALFACFGGIQKGGYIGDALFA; from the coding sequence ATGACACGACCCACATTAGAGGCTAGCATGACGCGACGTGATGTCTTAAAAGTCGCCGGTCTGACCGGTCTCGGTGCAGCTGTCTATGCAAGTGGTGTCGAACGCTTCTTACCGCGCGCCTTGACGGCTAAGGCGTCCGATCAAGTCCCGTTTTACGGCACCTATCAAGCGGGCATCATGACGCCGGCCCAAAATCACGTCCAACTCGTTGCGTTCGACGTCAAGACGGATCGCCGCGACGAGCTGATTGATTTATTGAAGCGCTGGACGCGGGCTTGCGCGCGCCTATCAGCAGGACTATCGCTCGGCGAAACAGATAGTGCCTACATCCCACCGGACGACACCGGTGAAGCAGAGGGGTTATCTGCAAGTCACTTGACGTTCACGTTCGGTTGCGGAGTTAGTTTATTTGAAGGGGATCGTTTCGGCATCGGCCATAAACGCCCGGCACTCTTACGAGATTTACCGACATTTGACTTGGACCAGCTCGATGAGAAATGGTCCGGCGGGGACTTGATTGTCCAAATTTGTGCGGACGACCAGCAAGTCGTCTTCCACGCGTTACGCAACTTGACCCGAATCGGACGCGGGGTCGTCAAGATTCGCTGGACGCAAGCCGGTTTCCAGCGGTCGAAAGTGGCAGATGCGACAGGCGGGACACCACGGAACTTGTTCGGATTCAAAGATGGGACAGGCAATCCTGACGTGACGAAAGCGGCGACGCGGGACAAGACCTTGTTTTATCAATGGCGTGATGGTTCACCTTGGCTGACGAACGGGACGTTTCTCGTCGTTCGCCGGATTCAGATGCACCTTGAAGTCTGGGACCGAACGATTTTGAAGGAGCAGGAGCGGACATTCGGGCGCGAACGGGCGTCCGGGGCACCACTCGGTTCAAAAGATGAGTTCGCGTCCGTTACACCGACGAAACGGATCGCACGGGGGGAAGCAGAACTACCGGCAGACTCGCATACAGCGGTCGCGCATGGTGAAGGAAAGGTGCAATTACTCCGCCGCTCCTACTCCTACCAGGATGGCGTTGATGAGACGACTGGCGCATTAGACGCCGGTCTGTTGTTCCTCTCGTATCAGCGATCGCCGGAGCAGTTCATCACGATTCAAGAACGGCTCGCAACTTCTGACCGGATGAATGAATACATTACTCATCGTGGAAGCGCGCTGTTCGCATGTTTCGGCGGCATTCAAAAAGGAGGTTACATCGGTGATGCGCTCTTTGCTTAA
- the efeO gene encoding iron uptake system protein EfeO: MSHKKILTASVLSLATLLAACGEQETTTKATPKTADGQFDQVVADYRDYAINELDAFTNKTEAFTTAVKEGDLEKAKALYAPARMHYERAEPIAEVFGDLDPKIDARAGDVKESEWGGYHRIEQGLFEKGTTKGYEKYAEQLMQDVHLLRAKVETVDVTPELLVTGATDLLNEVSTSKVTGEEDRYSHTDLYDFAANVQGAEKIYQLLNPSLMKQDDALSKEIAARFEDVNALLEAKKTEKGYVLYTDLSKTDVKQLSQAINELAEPLSKMGIVLEG; the protein is encoded by the coding sequence ATGTCACATAAGAAAATCCTTACGGCGAGCGTCTTGTCACTCGCGACCTTGTTAGCCGCTTGCGGGGAACAAGAAACAACGACAAAAGCGACACCGAAAACAGCGGACGGTCAATTCGATCAGGTCGTCGCCGATTACCGCGATTATGCGATCAATGAACTGGATGCCTTCACGAATAAAACAGAAGCCTTCACAACGGCCGTCAAGGAAGGGGACCTTGAAAAGGCGAAAGCCCTCTATGCACCGGCGCGGATGCACTATGAACGGGCGGAACCGATCGCGGAAGTTTTCGGTGACCTCGATCCGAAAATCGATGCCCGTGCAGGTGACGTCAAGGAGTCCGAGTGGGGCGGTTATCACCGGATCGAACAAGGCTTGTTCGAAAAGGGGACGACGAAAGGGTATGAGAAATACGCGGAGCAACTGATGCAGGACGTCCACCTCTTGCGTGCAAAAGTCGAAACAGTCGACGTGACACCGGAGCTTCTCGTGACGGGGGCGACGGATTTATTGAATGAAGTCTCGACTTCGAAAGTGACAGGCGAAGAAGACCGCTATTCACATACCGACCTGTATGATTTTGCAGCGAACGTCCAGGGGGCGGAAAAAATTTATCAGTTATTGAACCCGAGCCTGATGAAGCAAGACGACGCGTTGTCAAAAGAGATCGCGGCACGCTTTGAGGACGTCAACGCCTTATTAGAGGCGAAGAAAACGGAAAAGGGGTACGTCCTCTACACGGACTTATCAAAAACCGACGTTAAACAGTTGAGTCAAGCCATTAACGAACTGGCAGAACCGCTGTCGAAGATGGGCATCGTACTGGAGGGATGA